The uncultured Desulfobulbus sp. genome window below encodes:
- a CDS encoding response regulator has translation MIKASLLIVEDDGILAAHLQTTLDRLGHTILGPVATGEEAILLAQEHSPDLVLMDIELAGEQNGIEAAKEINRCSDIPILFLTGFSQESLLEQAKDAAPYGYLIKPVAERELAAAITMALQRHTLNRELLTSRQALAESEARYRHLFANSPMGIFRCTLEGTLIEANPALLHFLGFEDPASLPPMPLALDSGLKAATKSYRDFIETLQLQKTVQNYELQIEKQNGKEGWLALSATLSPTQDQHQAVIDGFATDITEKKQLANLQDFLAQARTGYDEDSFFPGLVAYMAKHLEMYFVCVSQLEATSAQATTVAAWRGGKLVENFTYSLEDTPCMDTVEKEICFHTEAVAKQYPNAPLLRECAAESYLGISLFDHNGHPIGLISAVGKTPLTNLSLAGNILRMAAARAAGELERQMAEKKLQTTLTRFQIMLTSLYPGILVVSDAGRVEFVNPAFCQLFELNEAEDQPIGSLPEELLDKMIKVAENKPEFLARIKAILASREPIRDEAIPITGNRTYQRDFVPIIIDGRQYGRLWLYDDITKQCRAEQALRESEQRLRNYFELGLIGMAKLSTDRHFLHYNNRLCEILGYSEEELALKSWDELTHPDDLAKDQSRFARIELSETDIFHTEKRFLTKEGKIVHTEVIARGVCTENGAVDHYVAMFQDITTRKHTEEKTKTLRTQLLQSQKLEAIGTLAGGIAHDFNNILAAVIGYTDMAKEMTQSGTPLARDLDQVLRAGHRAKDLVRQILVFSRQSETEPINLMPANIVKEVIKLLRPSLPSTIEIKQKISPKAGPIHMDPTQLHQILMNTCTNAFHAMEEHGGTLAISLRNVTFTPKDLPNSLQAKPGSYVELLIGDTGCGIPASIRDRIFDPFFTTKDLGKGTGMGLSIVHGIVTGYNGFIHLNSTPGEGTTFQIYLPLTAISEKSNGATDTPIPGGTEHILFVDDEEVLVDMVQNMLERLGYRVSVRTNGTDALAAFRDDPDRFDLIITDQTMPGMTGTELAQRILALQPEMPIILCTGYSTLISEEEAKAHGIREFALKPLTKKDLALLIRQVLSPGQS, from the coding sequence ATGATCAAAGCATCTCTGCTCATCGTTGAAGATGACGGCATCCTTGCCGCCCATTTGCAAACCACCTTAGATCGACTGGGGCACACCATTCTGGGCCCGGTTGCCACGGGAGAGGAAGCAATACTCCTGGCCCAGGAGCACAGCCCTGATCTGGTTTTAATGGACATTGAGCTGGCCGGCGAACAAAACGGGATTGAGGCAGCCAAAGAGATCAACCGCTGCAGCGATATCCCAATTCTCTTTCTTACCGGGTTTTCCCAGGAATCTTTGCTGGAACAGGCCAAAGATGCCGCCCCCTATGGTTATCTGATCAAGCCGGTGGCCGAACGGGAGCTGGCAGCGGCTATTACCATGGCCCTCCAGCGGCACACCCTCAATCGTGAACTTTTAACCAGTCGTCAGGCCCTTGCAGAAAGTGAGGCCAGGTACCGGCATCTTTTTGCTAACTCTCCCATGGGAATTTTCCGCTGCACCCTTGAAGGAACGCTCATCGAGGCCAATCCGGCCCTGCTCCACTTTCTCGGCTTTGAAGATCCTGCCTCCCTGCCCCCCATGCCCCTTGCCCTTGACAGTGGCCTCAAAGCTGCCACCAAAAGCTACCGAGACTTTATTGAGACCCTGCAATTGCAGAAAACTGTTCAGAACTATGAACTGCAGATAGAAAAACAAAATGGCAAAGAAGGCTGGCTCGCACTCAGCGCCACACTCTCCCCGACACAGGATCAGCACCAGGCTGTCATAGATGGTTTTGCCACCGACATCACAGAAAAGAAACAACTGGCCAACCTGCAGGATTTCCTCGCCCAGGCACGAACCGGATACGATGAAGACTCATTTTTCCCAGGTCTGGTTGCCTACATGGCCAAACATCTGGAGATGTATTTCGTCTGCGTGAGTCAACTTGAAGCGACCTCGGCCCAGGCCACCACTGTAGCGGCCTGGAGAGGGGGAAAACTCGTCGAAAATTTCACCTACAGCCTGGAAGACACCCCGTGCATGGATACGGTCGAGAAAGAAATATGCTTTCATACCGAGGCAGTAGCCAAGCAGTATCCCAACGCTCCATTGCTCAGGGAATGCGCGGCAGAAAGCTACCTTGGCATCAGCCTCTTCGATCACAACGGCCATCCCATTGGCCTGATCAGCGCCGTAGGCAAAACGCCTTTGACCAACCTGTCCCTGGCGGGAAATATTTTACGCATGGCGGCTGCCCGTGCTGCCGGAGAACTTGAGCGGCAAATGGCAGAGAAAAAACTGCAGACAACGCTCACACGTTTTCAGATCATGCTCACCAGTCTCTACCCCGGCATCCTGGTGGTCAGCGATGCTGGCAGGGTAGAATTTGTCAACCCGGCTTTTTGCCAGCTTTTTGAACTCAATGAAGCTGAAGACCAACCCATCGGCAGCCTCCCTGAGGAATTACTGGACAAGATGATCAAGGTTGCGGAGAACAAACCCGAATTTTTAGCTCGCATCAAAGCGATTCTGGCTTCCCGGGAACCGATACGCGATGAAGCTATCCCCATCACGGGTAATCGCACCTACCAGCGTGATTTTGTCCCTATTATTATCGATGGCCGACAGTATGGCCGGCTCTGGCTGTATGACGATATCACCAAGCAATGCCGAGCAGAACAGGCCCTGCGGGAGAGCGAACAGCGGCTGCGCAATTATTTCGAGCTTGGACTCATTGGCATGGCCAAACTCTCCACAGACCGTCATTTTCTCCATTACAACAACCGACTCTGTGAAATCCTGGGATACAGCGAGGAAGAACTCGCGCTGAAAAGCTGGGACGAGTTGACCCATCCCGATGATCTTGCCAAGGATCAGAGCCGATTTGCCCGCATCGAACTATCTGAAACCGATATTTTTCATACGGAAAAACGATTTCTCACCAAAGAAGGGAAAATCGTCCACACCGAGGTCATCGCCCGTGGCGTCTGCACTGAAAACGGTGCTGTTGATCACTACGTGGCCATGTTTCAGGACATTACCACCCGTAAACATACTGAGGAAAAAACCAAAACTCTCCGCACCCAGCTTCTCCAATCGCAAAAGCTCGAAGCCATCGGCACCCTGGCGGGTGGCATTGCCCATGATTTCAACAATATTCTCGCCGCGGTCATCGGCTACACCGATATGGCCAAAGAGATGACCCAGTCAGGCACCCCACTGGCACGTGACCTGGACCAGGTTCTGAGGGCTGGTCATCGGGCCAAAGACCTGGTAAGGCAGATTCTCGTGTTCAGCCGCCAAAGCGAAACCGAACCGATCAATCTAATGCCGGCAAACATTGTCAAAGAAGTCATCAAGCTACTGCGGCCCTCGCTGCCAAGCACCATAGAAATCAAACAGAAAATATCCCCCAAGGCCGGGCCTATCCACATGGACCCGACCCAGCTGCATCAAATCTTGATGAACACCTGCACCAACGCCTTTCACGCAATGGAAGAACATGGTGGCACCCTGGCCATCAGTCTGCGTAACGTCACATTTACCCCAAAAGACTTGCCCAATAGCCTGCAGGCCAAGCCAGGCTCCTATGTGGAGCTCCTGATCGGAGATACCGGCTGCGGCATTCCAGCCTCCATCAGAGACCGCATCTTTGACCCCTTCTTCACCACCAAGGATTTGGGGAAAGGAACCGGCATGGGGCTCTCCATCGTCCATGGCATTGTCACGGGATACAACGGATTTATTCACCTCAACTCCACCCCGGGAGAAGGGACGACCTTTCAAATTTATCTCCCCCTGACTGCAATATCGGAAAAAAGCAACGGGGCCACCGATACTCCAATCCCGGGGGGCACAGAACATATCCTCTTTGTTGATGATGAAGAGGTACTGGTGGATATGGTGCAGAACATGCTGGAGCGTTTGGGCTATCGGGTGTCTGTTCGGACCAACGGCACCGATGCGCTTGCCGCCTTTCGCGATGATCCAGACCGATTTGATCTCATCATCACCGATCAGACCATGCCCGGCATGACCGGTACCGAACTCGCACAACGCATTCTTGCTCTCCAACCGGAAATGCCTATTATCCTCTGCACAGGCTACAGCACACTGATCTCTGAAGAGGAGGCCAAGGCCCATGGCATTCGGGAATTTGCCCTCAAACCCTTAACAAAAAAAGACCTGGCTCTGCTTATTCGTCAAGTGCTCTCCCCCGGTCAGTCCTGA
- a CDS encoding GAF domain-containing protein, with amino-acid sequence MNDPAPRTDQQLQEQVAQLKSQLEAERFRHQKIEQMLQARLRLSEAAPSLSLDTLLRRLLHEAEDLTASRVSFFHLFDQDQQTVSLQTWSDRTLHGPCNALGDQYHYNMQDAGIWVDCVQTHRAVIHNDYRAVAHKKGLPPGHVPLTRDLIVPIFRHQKIVAIIGVGNNDTAYTDEDVTQLSILGDLAWDVFLRKREELRLQQSESRFRQLINNIPLVSIQGYGPDGTVRFWNPASEKLYGYSQKEALGKKLLELIIPQEMQRDVQKAVAQMSKTGDPIPPAELTLQHKDGSAVEVFSSHALIHPIQGDPELFCVDVDLGERKKIEENLAAALQEKEVLIKEVHHRVKNNLASVIGLLEMQAQLPLETNTRQILIELVARIRSMALAHEHLYQADTLASISMQQYLEALLYHLRSALPADHINFQVIAPNVESSLDIAIPCGLIVNELLTNAIKYAFPRPPSGNNAPKECRVTICMRHYKGVYSLQVSDNGIGLPDDIDQKSSQSLGMLLVRMLGEHQLGGRIDIEASQGTTLTLTFAPGKRYSHDQSISAHR; translated from the coding sequence GTGAACGATCCGGCACCTAGGACCGACCAACAGCTTCAAGAGCAGGTTGCACAACTCAAGTCACAACTGGAAGCTGAACGTTTTCGACACCAGAAAATCGAGCAGATGCTTCAGGCTCGACTTCGACTGAGTGAGGCGGCCCCCAGCCTCTCTCTGGACACACTCCTGCGCCGTCTGCTGCACGAAGCAGAAGATCTCACCGCCAGTCGCGTGAGTTTTTTCCACCTCTTTGATCAGGATCAGCAAACAGTCAGCCTCCAGACCTGGTCCGATCGAACCCTGCATGGCCCCTGCAATGCCCTTGGTGACCAATATCATTACAATATGCAAGATGCCGGTATCTGGGTCGACTGTGTCCAGACACATAGAGCTGTCATTCACAACGACTACCGTGCTGTTGCCCACAAAAAAGGACTCCCTCCAGGGCATGTCCCTCTCACTCGTGACCTGATAGTCCCCATCTTTCGCCATCAAAAAATTGTTGCCATTATCGGGGTTGGCAACAACGATACCGCGTATACCGATGAAGATGTCACCCAGCTCTCCATTCTTGGCGACCTGGCCTGGGATGTTTTTTTGCGAAAACGAGAAGAGCTGCGACTGCAGCAAAGCGAATCTCGGTTCAGACAACTCATCAACAACATCCCCCTGGTCTCCATTCAGGGGTACGGACCAGACGGCACGGTTCGATTCTGGAATCCTGCCTCGGAAAAACTGTATGGGTACAGCCAGAAAGAAGCGCTTGGGAAAAAACTGCTCGAGCTGATTATTCCCCAAGAGATGCAACGGGATGTTCAAAAGGCAGTCGCCCAGATGTCAAAGACAGGCGATCCCATCCCTCCTGCAGAACTCACCTTGCAGCATAAGGACGGTTCAGCCGTGGAGGTATTTTCCAGCCATGCGCTGATCCATCCCATCCAGGGGGATCCCGAGCTGTTCTGTGTGGATGTGGATCTGGGGGAGCGCAAGAAAATCGAGGAAAACCTTGCAGCTGCGCTCCAGGAAAAGGAGGTCCTCATCAAAGAGGTGCACCACCGGGTGAAAAACAATCTGGCCTCGGTAATCGGCCTTCTAGAGATGCAGGCTCAGCTCCCCCTTGAAACAAACACCCGCCAGATCCTCATCGAACTGGTCGCCCGCATCCGCTCCATGGCTCTGGCCCACGAGCACCTCTACCAGGCTGACACCCTGGCGAGTATCAGCATGCAGCAGTACCTGGAAGCTCTCCTCTATCATCTTCGCAGCGCCTTGCCTGCTGACCACATCAACTTCCAGGTCATCGCCCCGAACGTAGAAAGCTCTCTGGATATCGCTATCCCCTGTGGCCTGATCGTCAACGAACTGCTCACCAACGCCATCAAATATGCCTTTCCCCGACCGCCCTCAGGCAACAACGCCCCGAAGGAGTGCCGGGTAACCATATGCATGCGCCACTATAAAGGTGTCTACAGTCTTCAAGTGAGCGACAACGGCATCGGACTTCCGGATGACATTGACCAGAAATCCAGCCAAAGTCTGGGAATGCTGCTGGTGCGCATGCTTGGCGAACACCAACTCGGTGGACGCATCGATATTGAAGCCTCCCAGGGGACAACCTTGACCCTTACCTTTGCTCCCGGAAAACGATACTCCCATGATCAAAGCATCTCTGCTCATCGTTGA
- a CDS encoding MltA-interacting MipA family protein: MKRVFSMAAVAAVALVGGVSQAEAATATAAVDLNSAYVWRGMTSNNSIVLQPSVDVATDNGFSINVWGNMDIDDGYNPEYHSGEFSEIDITLNYAFSLDTIDANVGIIEYTFPDLSGAESTTELYIGLSHELGYGFSIGGTVYYDCDMADGFYISLELGYSYDINNKTNLSLGGLISYATENFANYYAGATDSGFYNYTLSSSLSYQVTDSLAIGANLALSDSMDDDVLTEDAVQTNVYGGVSMSYTF; encoded by the coding sequence ATGAAACGAGTATTTTCTATGGCCGCTGTTGCCGCAGTGGCCCTTGTTGGTGGGGTATCCCAAGCAGAGGCCGCAACTGCAACCGCTGCGGTTGACCTTAACAGCGCTTACGTCTGGCGAGGCATGACCAGCAACAACAGTATCGTCCTTCAACCATCTGTTGATGTTGCCACTGATAATGGATTTTCCATCAATGTCTGGGGAAACATGGATATTGATGATGGCTACAACCCTGAGTACCACAGTGGTGAGTTCTCTGAAATTGACATCACCTTAAATTATGCTTTTTCATTAGATACTATCGACGCAAATGTAGGCATTATCGAATATACTTTTCCCGATCTCAGTGGAGCAGAAAGCACCACGGAGCTCTATATTGGCCTCAGCCATGAACTAGGTTACGGGTTTTCTATCGGTGGCACAGTGTACTACGACTGCGACATGGCTGATGGTTTTTATATTTCTCTGGAACTCGGCTATTCCTATGATATCAACAACAAAACGAACCTGAGCCTGGGGGGCCTTATCAGCTACGCGACTGAAAATTTCGCAAACTATTATGCAGGTGCCACTGACAGCGGATTTTACAACTATACGTTGAGCAGCTCATTGAGCTACCAAGTCACTGATAGTTTAGCTATTGGGGCCAACCTTGCTTTGAGCGACTCCATGGACGATGATGTTTTAACAGAAGATGCTGTTCAGACCAATGTCTACGGTGGCGTCAGCATGTCCTACACCTTCTGA
- a CDS encoding diadenylate cyclase — protein sequence MGFPLALIQEYITWRAVLDILLISAGLFFLYRTLLRLGTWKIMAGILLALLIFILANALNLTGIEWIYQNVSHVAVLGLIVIFQPELRKVLEKAVSVSPHRLKDLDTALQTLIAESLSKLAEERTGAILVFPGKEPIKEKITGGYQLNAVPSLPLIYSIFDHNSPGHDGAVIIEDNRLTQFGVRLPMSLSTRLSEEYGTRHHAAMGLAEQTDALVLVVSEERGKVSIFTNGSMQPAQGPEEITRAIVDHQMQMGFFRRDSSFKIRKRTLLQVAASLIIAVAFWSTLMLSQREVVERVLPVSIDYTSPAEELVLVGDKANEVKLHITGPKTDIDNLAMNPPSVKIDLSKMAKGTQTIIITSENIRLPKGVSLLDTSPQQLKVTLAAVMEKRVAISPQIIGKLPGNLKIKKITVSPDSVLVTVPVTRESKNIDEVLTTPIYLESIAEDKKIFCKIIARPTIQPAAKRWPDVEVDIEVLQPSSPNP from the coding sequence ATGGGGTTTCCCCTCGCTCTTATTCAAGAATACATTACCTGGAGAGCTGTTCTTGATATTCTTCTGATCAGCGCTGGTCTCTTTTTTCTCTATCGAACCCTCCTTCGCCTCGGTACCTGGAAGATCATGGCAGGCATTCTCCTGGCGCTGCTTATTTTTATCCTGGCCAATGCGCTCAACCTCACAGGCATTGAATGGATCTACCAGAACGTGAGTCACGTGGCGGTGCTTGGCCTGATCGTTATTTTTCAGCCGGAGCTTCGCAAGGTTTTGGAGAAAGCCGTTTCAGTTTCTCCCCATAGGCTCAAAGATCTAGACACAGCCCTCCAGACCCTCATCGCAGAAAGTCTGTCGAAACTGGCCGAAGAACGGACCGGAGCAATTCTTGTTTTCCCTGGCAAAGAGCCCATCAAAGAGAAGATCACTGGAGGCTATCAACTCAACGCCGTCCCTTCCCTCCCGTTGATCTACTCTATCTTTGACCATAATTCACCGGGCCATGACGGTGCGGTCATCATCGAGGACAACCGGCTCACCCAGTTTGGGGTCCGCTTGCCTATGTCGCTTTCCACCAGACTCTCCGAAGAATATGGCACCCGTCATCATGCGGCCATGGGACTTGCCGAACAGACAGATGCCCTTGTGCTGGTTGTTTCTGAAGAGCGAGGCAAGGTTTCAATCTTCACCAATGGCAGCATGCAACCTGCCCAGGGCCCTGAAGAGATCACCCGGGCTATTGTCGATCACCAGATGCAAATGGGCTTTTTTCGTCGGGACAGCTCCTTTAAAATCCGCAAACGAACCCTGCTCCAGGTTGCAGCAAGCCTGATTATTGCGGTTGCCTTCTGGTCGACCCTGATGCTTTCCCAGCGGGAAGTGGTTGAACGGGTCCTGCCGGTCAGCATTGATTACACCTCCCCCGCCGAGGAGCTTGTCCTGGTTGGTGATAAAGCAAACGAGGTCAAACTGCACATAACGGGCCCCAAAACCGATATCGACAATCTGGCCATGAATCCCCCCAGCGTAAAAATTGATCTCTCCAAGATGGCCAAAGGGACCCAGACTATTATCATCACCAGTGAAAACATTCGCCTCCCGAAGGGCGTCTCGCTGCTGGACACATCACCACAACAACTCAAGGTCACCCTGGCTGCTGTCATGGAAAAACGTGTTGCCATCAGCCCCCAGATTATCGGGAAATTACCGGGAAATTTAAAAATCAAAAAAATTACTGTCAGTCCTGACTCGGTTCTGGTCACGGTACCGGTCACCCGCGAAAGCAAAAACATAGATGAGGTCCTGACCACACCGATCTACCTCGAATCCATAGCTGAGGACAAAAAGATATTTTGTAAAATTATCGCCCGCCCGACCATCCAACCGGCCGCCAAACGCTGGCCCGATGTCGAGGTGGACATAGAAGTGCTCCAACCCTCCTCCCCGAATCCGTAA
- the rpmB gene encoding 50S ribosomal protein L28, producing MARNCEICGKGPATGNNVSHAHNKTRRRWLPNLQRVRMVTENGGTVHVRACTRCIRSGAVVKPA from the coding sequence ATGGCCCGTAATTGTGAAATTTGTGGCAAAGGCCCCGCTACCGGCAATAACGTCAGCCACGCTCATAACAAGACCCGTCGTCGGTGGTTGCCTAACCTGCAGAGAGTTCGGATGGTAACTGAGAACGGTGGTACCGTTCATGTACGTGCCTGCACCCGCTGCATCCGTTCCGGCGCAGTTGTGAAGCCTGCCTGA
- a CDS encoding SDR family oxidoreductase: protein MQIEGKKALVLGATRGVGLAIARTLADAGACLALPWFDWPESAEAMIEEFTDKGSEHFAQKIDLRAPDDVAKLMKRIQEKFGRLDILINNIERGGMPILHGGYHREINKDQWHLEMDTTLRAKWLVFDHAFPLLQHSPQATVVNISSIAAVTGRSGVAGLLFNDGYSAANRGVSSLTETWARQGAPSIRVNELMLGLIDQRHGPGTRGWGLLNEQQQQDLLEHTPLARTGTPEEVAAAVLFLVRDADFMTGSVLRLDGGFVLGGEQPSVMPVGSL, encoded by the coding sequence ATGCAAATAGAGGGGAAAAAGGCACTTGTTTTAGGTGCCACCCGGGGCGTAGGTCTAGCTATCGCAAGAACACTTGCAGATGCAGGGGCTTGCCTGGCCCTGCCCTGGTTTGACTGGCCCGAATCTGCCGAGGCCATGATCGAAGAATTTACTGACAAAGGGAGTGAACATTTCGCACAGAAGATTGATCTCCGTGCACCGGACGACGTTGCCAAGCTCATGAAGCGTATTCAGGAAAAATTTGGCAGACTTGATATTCTGATCAATAACATCGAACGAGGTGGAATGCCGATTTTACACGGCGGCTATCACCGGGAGATCAACAAGGATCAGTGGCACCTGGAAATGGACACAACCCTCCGGGCGAAGTGGCTCGTGTTCGATCATGCATTCCCCCTGTTACAGCACAGCCCCCAGGCTACCGTGGTAAACATCTCTTCCATCGCCGCGGTCACCGGGCGAAGCGGCGTTGCAGGGCTGCTTTTCAACGATGGCTACAGCGCAGCCAACCGAGGTGTTTCCTCTCTCACTGAAACCTGGGCGCGCCAGGGGGCGCCCTCGATACGGGTCAACGAACTGATGCTAGGGCTCATTGATCAACGCCACGGACCGGGGACACGAGGCTGGGGTCTGCTCAATGAGCAGCAACAACAGGATCTGCTGGAGCATACGCCCCTGGCACGGACCGGCACCCCTGAGGAGGTGGCAGCGGCAGTTCTCTTTCTGGTACGAGATGCTGATTTTATGACCGGATCAGTCCTGCGGCTGGACGGAGGATTTGTCCTGGGAGGGGAGCAGCCCTCCGTCATGCCTGTGGGCAGTTTATGA
- a CDS encoding insulinase family protein, which produces MRYFRQQYAFFLFVLWGTLSTFLFFSPPLQAENPPPCLSSGWPHDTSELTPDPSLVFGQLDNGLRYVLKANHTPKNRVAMYLNVQAGSLHESEEQRGVAHFLEHMLFNGTTHYPPGTLVKYFQSLGMGFGGDTNAHTGFDETVYNLLLPSNDKEVMTDGLQVLADYARGALLLESEVNKERGVILSEKRSRDSAASRVSKKQLQFDFAGSLVSKRFPIGLESVIEHADAKLLRSYYDRWYRPKNIIVVVVGDMDPATVAPLLAKVFAPLSAVGAVGSCPDYGQVAEQGSNVLVFPEEELGATELSLGTVFNEIPSAQSKQWEEKQLYRYLGVQLFANRLKKMEEEPNSALSKLRIHGGNFLHLYGAASLSGQVNNGRWREGLGLLHSVLAQVLGDGFGQDELDRGKREIIAMLKKAVQTSSTRDSRALAGEIIQKLNSGEVVLSPEQEMQFYGEILKQTTLDDVNGAVRALWGHDRRLIEIVGVLPQELEQENAEQLVLKAWQAASKTPVSPWVHEISGKFPYLFPPKELVPCTEEQILPAIGVQSCTIAQGVRLHLKPTKFQSNQVMLSVDFGHGKLGQPHPGMALLAQNIVNESGLGLLSQEQLESKLAGANLELGFKIGAESFSFAGSGLRGEFERMLQLVYHHLKDPAFREEAFQRSRDSLERMYRQLGTMVTGVQQTLGDRYLAGTRPEYTLAPWSEVAEIQLAQIEDWLKPVFADAALEINVVGDIDPQKAMELVSRYFGNEKRASQAFSQKPEPDFPFGTTKHIQVASSIEKAMLTVAWKTDDFWNISRTRRLSLLAGVLDDRLRIKIREELGATYSPQVSSEPSRAHDGFGLLRCNLIVAPQQAETLEKVIKEVAANLAQQGVQEEELQRAIKPTLTSIKDIKEDNRYWMQSVLQYSDRHPEQLKWPASILSEYAAITADELTALARQYLKPELAATVIISPAAAK; this is translated from the coding sequence ATGCGGTATTTCCGGCAGCAGTACGCGTTCTTTCTCTTTGTCCTTTGGGGCACGCTTTCAACCTTCTTGTTCTTCTCCCCTCCGCTCCAAGCTGAGAATCCTCCTCCCTGTCTGAGCAGCGGCTGGCCCCATGATACCAGTGAACTCACACCCGATCCCAGTCTTGTTTTCGGGCAGTTGGACAATGGGCTTCGCTATGTGCTCAAAGCTAATCACACACCCAAAAATCGGGTGGCCATGTACCTCAACGTACAGGCAGGTTCACTCCATGAGAGCGAGGAGCAACGAGGAGTGGCACATTTTCTTGAGCATATGCTGTTCAACGGGACCACCCATTATCCTCCCGGTACTCTGGTCAAATATTTTCAAAGCTTGGGTATGGGCTTTGGCGGAGATACCAACGCCCATACCGGCTTTGATGAAACGGTGTACAATCTCCTCCTCCCCTCAAATGACAAGGAGGTGATGACCGATGGGTTGCAGGTCCTTGCTGATTATGCCCGTGGTGCGCTTCTTTTAGAGAGTGAGGTCAATAAGGAGCGTGGGGTGATTCTGTCTGAGAAACGCAGCCGGGATTCAGCGGCAAGCCGTGTTTCTAAAAAACAGCTGCAATTCGATTTTGCGGGCAGCCTGGTGTCCAAACGTTTTCCTATCGGGCTTGAGTCAGTCATTGAACATGCGGATGCAAAGCTCTTACGGAGCTATTACGATCGTTGGTACCGGCCGAAGAACATCATTGTTGTGGTCGTGGGGGATATGGATCCCGCAACAGTTGCGCCTTTGCTTGCCAAAGTCTTTGCTCCGCTTTCTGCTGTGGGGGCCGTGGGAAGCTGTCCGGACTATGGTCAGGTGGCTGAGCAAGGAAGCAATGTTCTGGTTTTCCCTGAAGAGGAGCTTGGCGCGACCGAGCTGAGCCTGGGAACGGTGTTTAACGAAATCCCCTCTGCACAGAGCAAGCAATGGGAGGAAAAACAGCTGTACCGCTATCTGGGGGTACAGCTGTTTGCTAATCGCCTCAAAAAAATGGAAGAGGAGCCAAACAGTGCCCTCTCAAAGCTCAGAATTCACGGGGGCAATTTTTTACATCTCTATGGGGCGGCTTCGCTCTCAGGTCAGGTGAATAATGGTCGTTGGCGAGAGGGGCTTGGGCTGTTGCACTCCGTACTTGCCCAGGTGCTTGGCGATGGATTTGGCCAAGATGAACTTGACCGGGGCAAGCGAGAAATAATAGCCATGCTGAAAAAAGCGGTGCAGACCAGCTCCACCCGGGATAGCCGTGCCCTGGCAGGTGAGATTATTCAAAAACTCAACAGCGGTGAAGTTGTGCTCTCGCCGGAGCAGGAAATGCAGTTCTACGGGGAAATTCTTAAGCAAACAACCTTAGACGATGTTAACGGGGCGGTACGGGCGCTGTGGGGCCACGATCGTCGTCTGATTGAAATCGTCGGGGTTCTGCCGCAGGAGTTGGAGCAGGAGAATGCTGAACAACTGGTGCTTAAGGCTTGGCAAGCTGCATCCAAGACGCCTGTCAGTCCCTGGGTGCATGAAATCAGTGGCAAATTCCCCTATCTGTTCCCTCCCAAGGAATTAGTTCCCTGTACTGAAGAGCAAATCCTACCTGCGATCGGTGTACAGAGCTGTACGATTGCTCAAGGGGTACGACTGCATCTCAAACCGACAAAATTCCAATCGAACCAGGTGATGCTCTCTGTTGACTTTGGCCATGGTAAGCTTGGGCAACCCCACCCGGGAATGGCACTGCTTGCTCAAAATATTGTCAATGAGAGTGGCCTTGGCCTTCTGAGCCAGGAGCAGCTTGAGAGCAAGTTGGCCGGAGCAAACCTTGAGCTGGGGTTTAAGATAGGAGCGGAGAGTTTTTCTTTTGCGGGGAGTGGGTTGCGTGGTGAGTTTGAGCGAATGCTGCAATTGGTCTATCACCACCTCAAGGATCCGGCCTTTCGTGAAGAGGCTTTTCAGCGCAGTAGAGACAGCCTGGAGCGGATGTACCGTCAATTAGGAACCATGGTGACTGGCGTGCAGCAGACCCTGGGTGATCGCTATCTTGCGGGCACCCGTCCTGAATACACCCTGGCCCCCTGGAGTGAGGTGGCAGAAATTCAGCTAGCGCAGATTGAAGACTGGCTCAAACCCGTTTTTGCTGATGCTGCGCTGGAGATTAACGTGGTCGGTGATATCGATCCCCAGAAGGCCATGGAGTTGGTTAGCAGGTATTTTGGGAATGAAAAGCGGGCGTCCCAGGCGTTTTCGCAAAAGCCGGAGCCGGATTTTCCATTTGGAACAACCAAACATATCCAGGTTGCCAGTAGCATTGAAAAAGCCATGCTCACGGTAGCCTGGAAAACCGATGATTTTTGGAATATCAGTCGTACCCGTCGTCTGAGCTTGCTGGCTGGTGTGCTTGATGATCGGCTGCGGATTAAAATTCGTGAAGAGCTCGGGGCCACCTATTCCCCACAGGTCAGCAGTGAGCCCAGCCGTGCCCATGACGGTTTTGGGCTGCTACGCTGTAATTTGATTGTTGCACCGCAGCAGGCAGAAACGCTGGAAAAGGTAATCAAAGAGGTGGCTGCAAATCTGGCACAGCAGGGGGTGCAGGAAGAGGAACTGCAACGGGCAATCAAACCGACCTTAACATCAATCAAAGATATCAAAGAGGATAATCGCTACTGGATGCAATCGGTGCTGCAGTATTCTGATCGGCATCCCGAGCAGCTGAAATGGCCTGCGTCTATTTTATCCGAGTATGCAGCGATAACAGCTGATGAGTTGACTGCGCTGGCTCGTCAATATTTGAAGCCGGAGTTGGCGGCCACGGTCATTATCAGTCCCGCGGCTGCAAAATAG